The Papaver somniferum cultivar HN1 chromosome 3, ASM357369v1, whole genome shotgun sequence genome includes a region encoding these proteins:
- the LOC113360979 gene encoding 11S globulin seed storage protein 2-like, producing the protein MAKAIPFATLIIFFLVSTAFAQYQTGQQSQQQQIQLQEARQCRIQRITPSQPTQRIQSEGGVTEMWNEFDDQFQCAGVAALRNIIQPNCLSLPNFSPSPRLVYIQQGQGLIGMSIPGCAETYTSGQQSVRGGGVRTRQGEQRDQHQKVHRVRQGDIVALPAGVAHWCYNDGNEELVAVSVNDLNNNANQLEQKLRSFYLAGGHQQIYSSVQSAQQQQLQRVTFQNVFRAFDENLMAEAFNLPVEVIRRMQQEDQRGFIVRVTGEGMRMIRPEEDEEYEERYQSRSANNMEELYCHLKIRQYLDNPKEADIYSKQAGRINHANGQKLQILNYMDMSAEKGNLYPNAMHAPHWTMNAHSVFYVTRGHAHVEIVGSNGQRVYYDTVNQGEMFVVPQQFVSTMRAGSNGFEYVAFKTSSQPMKSPLVGYTSAFKAMPIQVLANSFQISTQEAQNLKYNREHQTMLLPPRAVTSS; encoded by the exons ATGGCTAAGGCTATTCCTTTCGCAACCTTAATCATCTTCTTCCTCGTGTCGACGGCTTTTGCCCAATATCAAACAGGCCAACAATCTCAGCAGCAGCAGATTCAACTACAAGAGGCTCGACAATGCCGTATCCAACGTATAACGCCGAGCCAGCCTACTCAGCGTATTCAATCTGAAGGAGGTGTGACTGAAATGTGGAATGAATTTGATGATCAGTTCCAATGTGCTGGCGTTGCTGCACTCAGAAACATCATTCAGCCTAATTGTCTTTCGCTTCCCAACTTCTCTCCATCTCCTCGCCTTGTGTACATTCAACAAG GTCAGGGGTTGATAGGAATGTCCATCCCTGGTTGCGCCGAGACATACACTTCTGGGCAACAATCAGTTAGAGGCGGGGGTGTTAGGACTAGACAGGGTGAACAAAGAGATCAACACCAGAAGGTACACAGGGTTCGCCAAGGAGACATTGTTGCTCTTCCAGCTGGTGTAGCTCACTGGTGCTATAACGATGGCAACGAAGAACTTGTTGCTGTCTCTGTTAATGATCTTAACAACAATGCCAACCAACTTGAACAAAAGTTAAGG TCATTCTACCTTGCTGGTGGACACCAACAAATCTACTCATCCGTACAAAGTGCACAGCAACAACAACTGCAAAGAGTAACATTCCAAAATGTATTTCGAGCATTCGATGAGAATTTGATGGCTGAAGCATTTAACCTTCCCGTGGAAGTTATTAGGAGGATGCAACAAGAAGATCAAAGAGGTTTCATTGTTAGAGTTACAGGAGAAGGAATGAGGATGATTAGgcctgaagaagatgaagaatatgaagagaggTATCAATCAAGAAGCGCAAACAATATGGAAGAACTTTACTGCCACTTGAAAATCAGGCAGTACTTGGACAACCCTAAAGAAGCTGATATCTACTCAAAGCAAGCCGGAAGAATCAACCACGCGAACGGCCAAAAGCTTCAAATTCTAAATTACATGGACATGAGCGCCGAAAAGGGAAACCTATATCCG AATGCAATGCATGCACCTCACTGGACGATGAATGCTCACAGCGTCTTTTATGTGACACGTGGTCATGCTCATGTTGAAATTGTAGGAAGCAATGGACAAAGAGTTTATTATGACACGGTGAATCAAGGAGAGATGTTTGTGGTTCCTCAGCAATTCGTTTCAACAATGAGGGCAGGAAGCAATGGATTCGAATACGTTGCTTTCAAGACTTCTAGTCAGCCCATGAAGAGTCCTTTGGTGGGTTATACATCAGCTTTCAAAGCAATGCCAATTCAAGTTCTCGCAAACTCTTTCCAGATCTCCACCCAAGAAGCTCAGAACCTCAAATACAACAGGGAACATCAAACCATGCTCCTGCCTCCTAGAGCTGTTACGTCTTCTTAA